The Schistocerca nitens isolate TAMUIC-IGC-003100 chromosome 8, iqSchNite1.1, whole genome shotgun sequence genome includes the window gttctgccaatggcattcgccatgttcttactccgccgttccaccctcaatcgaatggtgcagcggaacgttttgtacgcacattcaaggatcatatggaccgccttcgtgctacgcactctcgtcagcaggccctcatcacgttcctgtcgtcgtaccggaccacgccacgcgacggcccttcgcctgcggagcttctccacggccgtcgtcatcgcaccctactacggttgttgcaccccccggatcgacccgccgcttctgagcatcgcacgcgttttcagcgcaacgacgccgtttttttcagagtttatcacggtcgccgtcgttgggaacgtggtaccgtgataagtgtccagggtcgcggtttttatactgttcaaggtgctactggggtgcacaggaggcatcagaaccagttgcgccgcgctggccgcccggattctgccgctcgttctttgtccacagatttggtccgcggcggattccagccgcgccttccgacttcgctgccgcccccagggcagcagcagcagccgtcgccgctaccacgccgacagcccgtcccgttgatgcctcccgcgcagcttcatccgggagcgccccaggtggtcgctccggcgcctgcggtccctcttcagtcgccaccgccttcggagctgatggacgtcgacccctcagccgggccgccttcccaagcggtggctgtgcagcctgtcctgcagccgctttccttgggcacccccaaggagtctgacaccgcagcgccttgtccggcgcccactcggcagccgtcgaggcagcgtcaggagacgctgcctctcttcgtgggtcccgacgccccgtcgcg containing:
- the LOC126199621 gene encoding uncharacterized protein LOC126199621, encoding MGCVPPARRLVEALKFGRTDLCNFDADIYSGRRTLIDPLEVAASASAGTSAWRRPLLGGTGQVRDADVQGPYLVRGGFQPRLPTSLPPPGQQQQPSPLPRRQPVPLMPPAQLHPGAPQVVAPAPAVPLQSPPPSELMDVDPSAGPPSQAVAVQPVLQPLSLGTPKESDTAAPCPAPTRQPSRQRQETLPLFVGPDAPSRPVPEAAPVVTGVHPDLGFQSAFPEAPRSQCWGEDF